In Pseudonocardia sp. DSM 110487, the sequence GCTGGGAGCGGTCGTAGAGGTAGCGGTGCAGGGCCGTCGCCCGCTGACGGTCGGTGGCCTGGGCGGCGACCGCGATGAGGTTCGCCCGCTCGGCCGCCAGCCACGTGTCGGCACCACCGGAACCGGCGTCCGCGATCGCGCGCTGGTAGTGCTCGACGAGCCGGTCGACCGCCGCTGTCCGCATCGCGGGGGTGTCCTGCGCTTCCGCCGTTCTCCGCGCGTGCTCCCGCAGCAGGTCGTGCAGGGTGTACCGGCCGGGCTCATGCTGCAGCAGCATGTGAGCGTCCAGGAGCTCTTCCAGGAGCTGCTCGGCCTCCTCCGACCCGATGCCCGCCAGCGCGGCGGCCGCGCCGGCGTCGAGATCGCGCCCTGGATGCAGACCCAGCAGCCGGAACATGCGGCGTTGCCCGGGTTCGAGCTGCTCGTAGGAGAGGGTGAACGCGGCGGCCACCCCGCGGTCGGACACCGCCAGCTCGGTGAGCCGCCCGCGCTGGTCGCGGAGCCGGTCGGCCAGGTAGCCGACCGTCCACCGGGGCCGGTGGCGCAGGCGGGCCGCCGCGATGCGCACCGCCAGCGGGAGGAAGCCGCACAGCTGCAGCACGTCGAGCACGGCGAGCGGTTCCGCGTCGGCGCGCGTGCCCACGATCGCGGTGAAGAGGCCCAGCGAGTCCTCGGCGGGGAGCGGGTCCAACGAGAGCACCTCGGCGCCGTCCAGACCCACGAGCCGCCTGCGGCTGGTGATCAGGACGAGGCCGCTGGACGCGCCGGGCAGCAGCGGCGCCACCTGGTCGACGTCGGCCGCATTGTCGAGGACGACCAGCGCGCGGCGATCGGCCAGCTCCGCCCGCCACCGGGCGGTGAGCTCGGCAGGGGTGCCCTGGAGGTCGTCCACGGGCACGCCGAGCTGTCGCAGCAGGACCTCAGCAGCGGCCGCGGCCGACAGCGGCGACTGCCCGGCGGTGTGGGCCTGCAGGTCGACGAACAGCTGCCCGTCGGGGAATCCGCCGCCGAGCCGGTTGGCGGCGTGCACCGCCAGCGTCGTCTTGCCGACACCCGCCATGCCGTCGATCGCCCAGACCGTCGACCTGGCCTCGTCGAGGGGCGCGATGCGGTCCATCTCGACCCGACGACCGGTGAAGTCCGGCGGGTCGTACGGCAGGAAGCTCACGCGCCGGCGCGCGGGCGCGGAGACCGCGGAAGGAGCGGGCCGGTGGGCCAGCGCCGGATCGTCGCGAAGGACGCGCTGTTCCAGGTCGGTGAAGGCGCGGCTGGGATCCAGTCCCTGCTCGTCGGCCAGCACGGCGCGGAACCCGCGGGCCGCGGCGAGGGCGTCGTGCTGCCGTCCCGCCCTGTGGAGGGCGAGCACGAGGTGGGCGGTCAGCCTCTCGCGCAACGGGTGCGCGGCCACGTGGGCGGACAGCTCGTCGACGAGGTCCGCGTGCCGCCCCATGGCCAGCTCCAGCTCGGCGAGGCGCTCGACGGCCGCGAGCCGCCTGTCCTCCAGCCGCGCGCGGGCCGGCTCGACGTAGTCGGCGCTCACGTCGGCGAGCGGCTGCCCCCGCCACAACGCCAGCGCGGCGCGGAGCCTGCGGGCGGCCTCCTCGGGCTCGGCATCGGCGATGCGCCCCGCCTCGGCGACGCCGGTGGTGAACTCCTCCAGGTCGAGCTGGCCCGGCTCGGGACGGATCACGTACCCCGCCGGCCGGGTGGCCAGCACGTCGGCCGCTCCCGCCGCCCGCAACACCCGCCGGAGGCCGGTGATCGCGGCGTGGATCTGGGAACGCGAGGTGTCCGGCGGGGTCGCGCCCCAGATCGCACCGACGAGACGCTCCGCGCCGATCACGGTGCCGGCGTGCAGCAGCAGGTAGGCGAGCACCGACCGGTGCCGGGGCGACGCACTGGGCAGGGGCCGGTCCTCCGCCGAGACCTCCACCGGTCCCAGCACGGCGAAACGCACCCTCACCCTCCCATCGTGGCAGGAGGGTGGGGTGCGTCCTCGCGGCTGTCACCAGGTGGTGCCCGCGGGCTCCTTGATCGTGGCGTTGAGCCGGTTGAACAGGTTGGTGGTCGCGATCCAGAGGATCAGCCCCGCGAGCTGCTCTTCGTCGAAGTGGTCGGCGACCTCGTCCCACAGCTCGTCCGGAACGGCGTCGCCGGACCGGTCGGCGAGCCGGGTGACGGCCTCGGCGAGGGCGAGCGCGGCCCGCTCGGAGTCCGTGAAATACGGCGCCTCCCGCCACGCTGCCACCATGAGGAGCCGCTCGTCGGTCACGCCGGCCTTGCGGGCCGAGCGCGAGCCGGCGTCGACACATGCGCTGCAGCCGTTGACCTGGCTGGCGCGCAGGTGAGCCAGCTCGAGCGTCTCCTGCGGCACCCCGGCCCCGTGCACGGCCTTGTAGAGCGAGTTGATGCCCTTCATCGCGTCGGGCAGCACCATCGCGGGGTTCTTCATCCGGGCTTCCATCTCTGCTTCCTTTCACTCGGTTCGAACATGGGATGACGGTCAGCGCGACCCGGCGGACCGCACGACGGCCGCGGCCAGCCGCGCGACCTCCGGCGCCTCGAAGCCGAAGGCCGCCCGCCGCCGGGTGTAGCCGAACGCCACACCGGTGCACGGATCGGCGAATGCCTCGGATCCGGCCGAGCCGTCGTGGCCGAAGGCGCGCGCGGACAGGAACGGGTAGGTCGCGCCCTTCGCCTGGAAGCCGACCGCGAACTTGTACCGCTCGCCGCCGACCAGGTCAGGGCCCACGGAATGGAGCGTCGAGAACTCGGCGACGGTCGCGGGCCCGAGCAGCGGGGACCGCCCGTCGATGCCGGAGACGGCGGCCGCATACAGCGCAGCCAGCCCGCGGGCGCTGCCGACCCCGCCCGCGGAGGCCGGGCCGAGCGCGCGCACGACGCGGTGGTTGGGGATGTCCAGGATGTCGGAGACGGCGAAGGCTGGGAGGTTGTAGCTGATCCCGGCGATGCCGTGCGGGCTCGGCGAGTACGCCTCGAAGGCCGCCTGTTGCTCGGCCGTGGCGATCCACGGGAGGACGGGCCGGAAACGCGGCTCGAGCGACTCGGGGAGGCCGAGGTAGAGGTCGAGATCGAACGGAGCGCGGATCCGCTCCTCGTACAGCTCCTGGATGCTCCGTCCGGTGATGCGGCGCACCACCTCCCCGACGATGGCGAAGGCCACGAACGAGGCGTAGCCGTGGGCGGTACCCGGCCGCCACAACGGGGCCTCCGCCGCCATCCGCTCGGCGAGGACGCGGTCATCGGCGAGCTCGTCGATGGTGAGGCCCTCCTCGGCCCCGACCACGCCGCTGCGGTGCGTGAGAACGTCGCGCAGGGTGATCCCGGCCTTGCCCGAGACCGCGAACTCCGGCCACTGTTCGGCGACGGCCCGATCCAGATCGAGCACCCCGTCCTGCACCAGCAGGGCCACGACGATGCTCGCCGCACCCTTCGTGGACGAGAAGATCCCGGTGAGCGTCTCGCCCGTGACGTCATCGCCTGCCCACAGGTCGACGGCGCGCCGGCCCCGCACGTACGCCGCCAGCTGGGCGCCGGCCGCTGCGCCGTCCTCGGCCGCGACCGCCGCGAACTCCTCGCGCACCTCCTCGAATCCCTCGGCGACATCTCCGCGAACGTCGATCCGGCTCATCAGTTCCACCTGCGCCACCTCCCACGCTTTCGGGCTGTCGCCAGCGTGTGGGAGCCGGTTGATGGGCTCACGATGCGATCGCGATGTGCCTGCTGTGCGCGCTGATCCACGGGTGCGCGAGGGGGCCGCCGGACGGCGTGCGAAGCTGGAGGCCGCACGTCAGGGCGACCTGAGGTGATCTGGCGCACAGGGCACTGGGCGAGCTGCCACCGAGCCGTCCACCGTCCGATCACCCCGGCGCCGGGGTGATCGGGACGTGGTCGACGGGGGGAGGGACCAGGATGGACGCAACCGGCGCGGGCACCAGCACCGGGCAGAGCGCCGGGCCCACGGATGTCACCGGGAGTGCCGAGGACGTCACCGCCGGTTCGTCCAGCACGGTCGGCCGGGCCGATGCCACGGGGCCGCTGCCCGTCCAGAAGCCCGCCGACCCCACCGGGCCGCTACCCGCCCAGGAGGCCGAATCCAGGCTCGGAGCGAGCGCCGACGACACAGCCGCCCAACCCGTCGTCGCGGCCACGCCGTCGTGGTTCGCAACCGGTCCGCTCCCCGTGGTCCCCACCGCGCCGGGCAACACGGCACCGGTCGACACAGCACCGGTCAACACCGCGACACCTGCCGGTGCACCCGCTCCCCCTGCGGCACCCGCCGGTTCCTTCGACGCCGGCCTCACACCTGGAGAGCCGAGCACGCCCCCGGCCGGTCTCTTCGAACCCGCGGACGGCCTGCCGTCGACCGCCGTCGCACCGACCGGCCCGCATCCCGCGGTGCCCGCCCCGCCCCCGCCGAACGGCGCGACCCCGGTCGTCGAGGCGCATCCTCCCGTGGGCGCCGTCCCGCCCTCGCAAGCGGTGAACGGGACAGGCCCCGGCGCTGCCGCCCCGGCTCCGCATGGCGGCAGCCCGACCGATCCTGCCCCGATGACCGCGCCCCTTCCCGTCGTCGGCCCACCCCCTCCCCCGAGCCCGGCCCACGTACCACCGCCTGCCGCGGTCACCCCGCCCGCGCCCGGCCCGCCCGTCCAGCCGGCCGGCCTCTTCGTTCCGCCCCCGCCGCCTGCGGTCGCGAGCACAGCAACGGGCCCGGCCCCCGCGCCGCCGGCCGACCTCTTCACACCGGCCACCCCGTCACAGGGCCCGGCGGCGCCGCCGGCGCCGGAACCGCCGACCGGTCTCTTCGCGGCAGTCGCTCCGCCCCCCACGGTTACGCCTGCACCCGCTCCCATCCCGCCTGCCGGCGGCGTCCCGGCGTCGCCGGTGCGTCCCGTCGACGCCACCGGTCCCATGCCGGTGATCAACCGGGTGAGCGCGCCGCCCGCGGGGCCACCGTCCGACCTCACCCCACCGCAAGCGGCCGGGAGCCCGCAGCCGCCCGCGCGCGCTCCGGAGGCCCCGCCCCGCACCGACGCGTGGGCCTTCGTCCCGGGGCCCACTCGGCCGCGCCGCACGAACTCCCCGCCGGATGACCGCAGGCCGGCGGCGCAGTCGCGGCCGCTCCCCACACCGCCCGGCGGGGGCCACTCCCCGAGCCTGACCATGGTGTCCGGCCCGAAGGCCACCACCGGGACGACGACGCGGCGGGCATGGCCGCTGACCCTCGTCGGCGTCCTCGTGGCCGTCGCCGCCGGCATCGCGCTGGTGTTCTCGGTCGCCCGCACGAACCCTGCCGATCTCGCCACCTCGGCCGCCACCGACGCCGGAAGCTGGCCCGGCGCCCGCTACCAGGGCGCCGTCGCCGCGGTCGACGGCGGCGAGATCCGGTTCGACCTGACGGTCACCCCCGACGGCGCGTCGGGCACGCTCTCCCGCGACGACGGCCGGGCCAGCGCCGAGCTCCTCTGGGACCAGGGTGGCGCGCTGATCCGCGCCAACCGGGAGTGGTGGCTGTACCACCACCCGACGCGGGCCGACGACCTCGCGGGCAACTGGGTGGCCGAACCGCTGACCGAGACCCAGGAGATCGACCCCCTCCTGCGTCTCAGCGGCCCCGCGCTCTCCGCGTACGTGCGCGGGGAGCAGCCGGCCCGGTGGCAGGCCTTCGAGCAGCAGATCGTGGAGGGGCGGTCCGGGATCGTGCTCTTCGACGGTGCACGGCGGGTCGTCGTCGGCAGCGAGGACGCGCACCC encodes:
- a CDS encoding carboxymuconolactone decarboxylase family protein, which codes for MEARMKNPAMVLPDAMKGINSLYKAVHGAGVPQETLELAHLRASQVNGCSACVDAGSRSARKAGVTDERLLMVAAWREAPYFTDSERAALALAEAVTRLADRSGDAVPDELWDEVADHFDEEQLAGLILWIATTNLFNRLNATIKEPAGTTW
- a CDS encoding serine hydrolase domain-containing protein, which produces MSRIDVRGDVAEGFEEVREEFAAVAAEDGAAAGAQLAAYVRGRRAVDLWAGDDVTGETLTGIFSSTKGAASIVVALLVQDGVLDLDRAVAEQWPEFAVSGKAGITLRDVLTHRSGVVGAEEGLTIDELADDRVLAERMAAEAPLWRPGTAHGYASFVAFAIVGEVVRRITGRSIQELYEERIRAPFDLDLYLGLPESLEPRFRPVLPWIATAEQQAAFEAYSPSPHGIAGISYNLPAFAVSDILDIPNHRVVRALGPASAGGVGSARGLAALYAAAVSGIDGRSPLLGPATVAEFSTLHSVGPDLVGGERYKFAVGFQAKGATYPFLSARAFGHDGSAGSEAFADPCTGVAFGYTRRRAAFGFEAPEVARLAAAVVRSAGSR
- a CDS encoding AfsR/SARP family transcriptional regulator encodes the protein MRVRFAVLGPVEVSAEDRPLPSASPRHRSVLAYLLLHAGTVIGAERLVGAIWGATPPDTSRSQIHAAITGLRRVLRAAGAADVLATRPAGYVIRPEPGQLDLEEFTTGVAEAGRIADAEPEEAARRLRAALALWRGQPLADVSADYVEPARARLEDRRLAAVERLAELELAMGRHADLVDELSAHVAAHPLRERLTAHLVLALHRAGRQHDALAAARGFRAVLADEQGLDPSRAFTDLEQRVLRDDPALAHRPAPSAVSAPARRRVSFLPYDPPDFTGRRVEMDRIAPLDEARSTVWAIDGMAGVGKTTLAVHAANRLGGGFPDGQLFVDLQAHTAGQSPLSAAAAAEVLLRQLGVPVDDLQGTPAELTARWRAELADRRALVVLDNAADVDQVAPLLPGASSGLVLITSRRRLVGLDGAEVLSLDPLPAEDSLGLFTAIVGTRADAEPLAVLDVLQLCGFLPLAVRIAAARLRHRPRWTVGYLADRLRDQRGRLTELAVSDRGVAAAFTLSYEQLEPGQRRMFRLLGLHPGRDLDAGAAAALAGIGSEEAEQLLEELLDAHMLLQHEPGRYTLHDLLREHARRTAEAQDTPAMRTAAVDRLVEHYQRAIADAGSGGADTWLAAERANLIAVAAQATDRQRATALHRYLYDRSQHAVALYADALESSRARGDRPTEARALVDMGWVHWRQSRYDEAADQHRRALRLAHELGDRHVEARAEQGLGHVRLGQDHADEAREHYLRALERYRELGDRAAEGAVLAALGRAVARLGDVRSAVALHHDALRVYEGLDDRDGRAEALEGLGSAHLDLREHEQARAHYEHALALYRETGYRSGEASALNGLGEVALAAGDHASAAERHRAAIALADEIAYSREQERARAGLARAVRGAGRPEGG